One genomic region from Jilunia laotingensis encodes:
- a CDS encoding dihydroorotate dehydrogenase, whose product MANLKVNIGELQMKNPVMTASGTFGYGEEFADFIDIARIGGIIVKGTTLHNREGNPYPRMAETPSGMLNAVGLQNKGVHYFTEHIYPRIKDVQTNMIVNVSGSAIEDYMETAQIINELDKISAIELNISCPNVKQGGMAFGVTSKGAEEVVKAVRSVYKKTLIVKLSPNVTNITEIALAAEAGGADSISLINTLLGMAIDAERRRPVLSTITGGLSGAAVKPIALRMVWQVARAVNIPVIGLGGIMNWKDAVEFLLAGATAIQIGTANFIDPEVTIKVIDGINNYLDRHKFESVDEIIGALEV is encoded by the coding sequence ATGGCAAATTTAAAAGTAAACATAGGTGAATTACAAATGAAAAATCCGGTAATGACTGCTTCAGGCACATTCGGATACGGTGAAGAGTTTGCCGATTTCATTGATATTGCGCGAATAGGTGGTATTATTGTAAAGGGAACGACCCTTCACAATCGTGAAGGAAATCCATACCCGCGTATGGCAGAGACCCCTTCTGGTATGTTAAATGCTGTGGGACTGCAAAATAAGGGTGTACATTATTTCACTGAACATATATATCCACGTATTAAAGATGTTCAGACAAATATGATTGTAAATGTCTCCGGATCCGCTATAGAAGACTACATGGAAACGGCTCAAATTATTAATGAACTTGACAAAATTTCTGCCATAGAGTTAAACATTTCATGCCCTAATGTAAAACAAGGAGGTATGGCTTTTGGAGTTACTTCTAAAGGTGCCGAAGAAGTAGTAAAAGCAGTACGATCAGTTTACAAAAAAACACTCATCGTTAAATTATCACCAAACGTAACTAATATTACAGAAATAGCCCTTGCCGCAGAAGCAGGAGGTGCCGATAGTATTTCATTAATTAATACATTACTCGGTATGGCTATTGATGCCGAACGTAGACGACCTGTCTTATCAACAATAACAGGTGGATTGTCCGGAGCTGCGGTAAAACCCATTGCATTACGCATGGTTTGGCAAGTAGCAAGAGCGGTAAATATTCCTGTCATTGGATTGGGTGGCATAATGAATTGGAAAGACGCAGTAGAATTTTTACTAGCAGGAGCAACGGCTATTCAGATCGGTACTGCAAATTTTATAGATCCTGAAGTTACCATCAAAGTAATAGATGGTATAAATAATTACCTAGATAGACATAAATTCGAATCTGTCGATGAAATTATAGGTGCATTAGAGGTATAA
- a CDS encoding dihydroorotate dehydrogenase electron transfer subunit yields the protein MKKFILDLTVTENLQLHTNYVLLKLTSQSLLPEMLPGQFAEIRIDGSPSTFLRRPISINYVDRKRNEVWFLIQLVGDGTHQLAKAKQGDVINAIMPLGNYFTIPENPSNKLLLVGGGVGIAPMLYLGEQLAKNDCKPTFLLGARTDKDLLQLNDFSAYGEVYTTTEDGSYGEKGYVTQHSILKKIQFEQIYTCGPKPMMMAIAKYAKSNNIPCEVSLENMMACGIGACLCCVENTDEGNLCVCKEGPVFNINKLLWQI from the coding sequence ATGAAAAAATTTATTTTAGACTTGACAGTAACTGAGAACCTCCAACTACATACAAATTATGTGTTGTTAAAGCTAACATCTCAGTCACTACTCCCCGAAATGTTACCGGGACAATTTGCAGAAATACGGATTGACGGCTCTCCATCAACTTTTTTACGCCGTCCAATCTCTATTAATTATGTAGACCGAAAAAGAAATGAAGTATGGTTTTTAATTCAACTTGTGGGTGATGGAACACACCAATTAGCAAAAGCCAAACAAGGAGACGTAATCAATGCTATAATGCCCTTAGGCAATTATTTTACAATACCGGAAAATCCTTCTAATAAACTTTTATTAGTAGGCGGTGGCGTAGGAATAGCCCCAATGCTTTATTTAGGTGAACAACTTGCTAAAAATGATTGTAAACCCACTTTTCTTTTAGGAGCACGCACGGATAAAGATCTCTTGCAGTTAAATGATTTTTCTGCATATGGAGAAGTTTATACTACAACGGAGGATGGAAGTTACGGTGAGAAAGGATACGTTACCCAACACTCCATCTTAAAAAAGATACAATTTGAACAAATTTATACTTGTGGTCCCAAACCGATGATGATGGCAATAGCTAAATATGCAAAGAGTAATAATATACCATGTGAAGTGTCATTAGAGAATATGATGGCATGCGGTATCGGTGCTTGCCTTTGTTGTGTAGAAAATACCGATGAAGGTAATCTGTGTGTCTGTAAAGAAGGACCTGTTTTTAATATAAATAAACTACTATGGCAAATTTAA
- a CDS encoding helix-turn-helix domain-containing protein, with translation MDIKDRIKMIMEHEQMTAAAFAESIGVAQATISHTLGDRNKYPSTDFIMRLHDKYNHISLDWLLTGKGTMTGEEEVSISPKKENYPLFASENPLNSGNGTNISENRKEIPLEKPLNTPKDIVKQEIIYKERPARKITEIRIFFDDNTYETFRPEK, from the coding sequence ATGGATATTAAAGATAGAATTAAAATGATTATGGAGCATGAACAAATGACAGCTGCGGCATTTGCTGAAAGCATCGGAGTGGCTCAAGCAACTATTTCTCACACTTTGGGAGATCGTAATAAATACCCCAGTACTGACTTTATCATGCGCCTACATGATAAATACAACCATATCAGTTTGGATTGGCTTTTAACAGGAAAAGGGACAATGACCGGTGAAGAAGAAGTCTCAATATCTCCAAAAAAGGAAAATTACCCACTTTTCGCTTCTGAGAATCCACTAAATTCTGGCAATGGGACAAATATTTCAGAAAATCGCAAGGAAATCCCCTTAGAAAAGCCATTAAACACCCCTAAAGATATTGTAAAACAAGAGATTATATACAAAGAAAGACCTGCACGAAAAATCACTGAAATAAGAATTTTTTTCGATGATAATACATATGAAACCTTTCGCCCTGAAAAATAA
- the holA gene encoding DNA polymerase III subunit delta has translation MAKQELSCDDILKELRAMQYRPIYYLMGEESYYIDLITDYITENVLTETEKEFNLTILYGADVDVATVINAAKRYPMMSKYQVVVVKEAQAIRNIDELSFYLQKPLPSTILVVCHKHGVLDKRKKLAAEVEKTGILFESKKIKESQLPAFTSSYMKKKGIDMDPKATAMLADFVGTDLSRLTGELEKLIITLPVGQHRITPEQIERNIGISKDYNNFELRSALVEKDILKANKIIKYFEENPKTNPIQMSLSLLFGFYSNLMLAYYSPEKTEQGIANWLGLRSPWAARDYLIAMRRYSGVKVMQIIGEIRYADAKSKGINNNSANDGDILRELVFNILH, from the coding sequence ATGGCAAAACAAGAACTGAGTTGCGATGATATCCTCAAAGAATTGAGGGCAATGCAATATCGCCCTATTTATTACTTAATGGGGGAAGAATCATACTATATCGACTTGATCACTGATTACATCACAGAAAATGTATTGACTGAAACTGAAAAAGAATTTAATCTAACCATTCTATATGGTGCAGATGTTGATGTGGCTACTGTGATAAATGCTGCTAAACGCTATCCGATGATGTCAAAGTATCAAGTTGTAGTTGTAAAAGAAGCACAAGCCATTCGTAATATTGATGAATTATCTTTCTATTTACAGAAGCCACTACCTTCAACGATACTTGTCGTATGTCATAAGCACGGAGTTTTAGATAAAAGAAAAAAATTAGCTGCAGAAGTTGAAAAGACAGGTATTTTATTTGAATCGAAAAAGATAAAAGAATCACAGCTACCTGCTTTTACCAGTTCATATATGAAGAAAAAGGGGATTGATATGGATCCAAAGGCAACCGCTATGCTGGCTGATTTTGTAGGTACTGACCTGAGCCGTTTAACGGGAGAATTGGAGAAACTTATCATCACACTTCCTGTAGGACAGCACCGTATTACACCAGAACAAATAGAGCGGAACATAGGTATTAGTAAAGACTATAATAATTTCGAATTACGTAGCGCTTTAGTAGAAAAAGATATTCTCAAAGCAAATAAAATAATAAAATACTTTGAAGAAAATCCAAAAACCAATCCTATTCAAATGAGTCTCTCTTTGCTTTTTGGATTTTACTCTAATTTAATGCTAGCATATTATTCTCCTGAAAAAACAGAACAAGGAATAGCTAATTGGTTAGGATTAAGATCTCCTTGGGCTGCCCGAGATTATCTCATTGCTATGCGACGTTACAGTGGAGTAAAGGTCATGCAAATTATTGGGGAAATACGATATGCAGATGCAAAATCCAAAGGTATAAATAACAACTCTGCAAATGATGGAGATATTCTTCGCGAATTGGTGTTTAATATTCTCCACTAA